In Pseudoalteromonas sp. MM1, a single window of DNA contains:
- a CDS encoding DUF342 domain-containing protein: protein MSVFLFNEQTGELALSAHPIDNGFPVTSAQLIELLEQSDYCEFEVLSGNIGKLFSPSKNYQQESLVIAKATDASLVINVDEKNMVAEATLTTARGGALLSMEAAQAALAEAGVKKGISPRALDTFLGQQFSHPAGTAYNAIVAHGRNPKEGSDARFVRLCSTAQDRVLSPQAKEGGKVDMKDLGAIITVKPGTPLMQRVAATPGEDGYTVFGDMIKATPGKEHQLQPFEGTKIDPNNPNMLVADCKGVPVALPRGMRVDDVLCFHNVDVSTGHVDFDGSVIISGDVKDGMRVKANGDITVLGFVESGTIESQSAVTIMLGAIGRKRENEEAFTCEISAKGTISIGYAQYCNIKSAQDLFIERQALHCNLSARRLIRVGKAGNPRGKIIGGNILDAMRIETGELGAPAGTKTRVFLAQNWHELRSKQSQIIDFEKVLASKTSALKQAKEKAIKIPVAAQRQQLLDKIAANEQHIKTRALQVQRQKRLVKQKISQLLATSRLKINEIMHPGVELKIAKDTKQFSRIYPPHLVKLSEGKITQSF from the coding sequence ATGTCGGTTTTTTTATTTAATGAACAAACGGGGGAGCTGGCGTTATCTGCGCACCCTATTGATAATGGATTTCCGGTAACGAGTGCTCAACTTATTGAGCTGCTTGAACAGTCGGATTATTGCGAGTTTGAAGTCCTCTCTGGCAATATTGGGAAGTTATTTTCACCGAGTAAAAATTATCAGCAAGAATCATTAGTAATTGCCAAGGCCACGGACGCGAGCCTTGTTATTAACGTTGATGAAAAAAACATGGTTGCAGAGGCAACGCTTACCACGGCCAGAGGCGGTGCTTTACTCTCTATGGAGGCAGCTCAAGCCGCTTTGGCTGAAGCTGGCGTGAAAAAAGGCATTAGCCCTCGCGCACTTGATACGTTTTTAGGTCAGCAGTTTTCTCACCCTGCAGGTACAGCATATAACGCTATTGTGGCCCATGGCCGAAACCCCAAAGAAGGCAGTGATGCGAGGTTTGTTCGCCTTTGCTCTACTGCGCAAGACCGCGTACTTAGCCCCCAAGCAAAAGAAGGCGGCAAGGTGGATATGAAAGACCTTGGCGCTATTATTACGGTAAAACCCGGCACTCCTTTAATGCAGCGTGTGGCTGCTACACCAGGTGAAGATGGCTATACGGTTTTTGGCGATATGATTAAGGCAACGCCTGGTAAAGAGCATCAATTACAGCCCTTTGAAGGCACAAAAATAGACCCTAATAACCCAAACATGCTAGTTGCTGATTGTAAAGGCGTGCCTGTGGCCTTACCTAGGGGCATGCGGGTTGACGATGTTTTATGTTTTCATAATGTGGATGTAAGTACAGGCCACGTTGATTTTGATGGTAGTGTAATTATCTCTGGTGATGTAAAAGACGGTATGCGGGTTAAAGCCAATGGCGATATTACTGTATTAGGGTTTGTTGAATCAGGCACGATTGAAAGCCAAAGTGCAGTAACTATTATGCTCGGCGCTATTGGCCGTAAACGTGAAAATGAAGAAGCATTTACTTGCGAAATTTCTGCTAAGGGTACTATTTCTATTGGCTATGCCCAGTACTGTAATATTAAAAGTGCGCAAGATTTATTTATAGAACGCCAAGCATTGCATTGTAATTTAAGCGCAAGGCGCTTAATACGTGTGGGTAAAGCAGGTAACCCGCGCGGCAAAATAATTGGGGGGAATATTCTTGATGCTATGCGTATTGAAACCGGTGAACTAGGTGCGCCGGCAGGTACTAAAACCCGTGTGTTTCTAGCTCAAAACTGGCATGAATTGCGCTCAAAACAATCTCAAATAATTGATTTTGAAAAAGTGTTAGCCAGTAAAACATCGGCGCTTAAACAAGCTAAAGAAAAAGCGATAAAAATTCCTGTTGCTGCTCAACGCCAACAACTACTCGATAAAATTGCCGCTAATGAGCAACATATAAAAACACGCGCTTTGCAGGTTCAACGACAAAAAAGATTGGTTAAGCAAAAAATTTCTCAGCTATTGGCAACTAGCCGACTTAAAATTAATGAAATAATGCACCCAGGTGTGGAGCTTAAAATAGCAAAAGATACAAAACAGTTTTCGCGTATTTATCCACCCCACTTAGTAAAACTTTCTGAGGGAAAAATCACTCAGTCGTTTTAG
- the rnt gene encoding ribonuclease T, with protein sequence MANTEQTLFAQRFRGFFPVVIDVETAGFNKETDALLEIAVSILKMDDEGLLSIDHTVHFHVEPFEGANIEQAAIEFNGIDPFSPLRGAVPEEEAIKEICKAVRKAQKAAGCQRSVVVAHNAAFDHGFLNAAIERNNIKRTPFHPFVSFDTTSLAGLALGQTVLAKACRAAGIEFDNSQAHSALYDTERTAELYCLIVNRWQELGGWPLAPLPESDAQEIENTQEDTKTTE encoded by the coding sequence ATGGCAAATACTGAGCAAACACTTTTCGCACAACGCTTTCGCGGCTTTTTTCCTGTTGTTATTGATGTAGAAACCGCCGGCTTTAATAAAGAAACCGACGCTTTACTTGAAATTGCCGTATCCATTTTAAAAATGGATGACGAAGGGTTACTCAGCATAGATCATACCGTTCATTTTCATGTAGAGCCTTTTGAAGGTGCTAATATAGAACAGGCAGCCATTGAATTTAACGGCATAGACCCGTTTAGCCCGTTGCGTGGCGCAGTACCAGAAGAGGAAGCAATTAAAGAAATTTGTAAAGCAGTGCGTAAAGCGCAAAAAGCTGCTGGGTGTCAACGCTCAGTTGTAGTAGCACATAATGCTGCTTTTGATCATGGCTTTTTAAATGCAGCCATTGAGCGTAACAATATTAAGCGTACGCCATTTCATCCATTTGTGAGTTTCGACACCACCTCGCTTGCAGGGTTAGCTTTAGGCCAAACGGTACTTGCTAAAGCATGTAGAGCAGCGGGCATTGAGTTTGATAACAGCCAAGCACACTCTGCTCTTTACGATACAGAGCGCACAGCAGAGCTGTATTGTTTAATAGTAAATCGTTGGCAAGAACTAGGGGGCTGGCCATTAGCGCCACTCCCTGAAAGTGACGCTCAAGAAATTGAAAACACTCAAGAGGATACTAAAACGACTGAGTGA
- a CDS encoding OmpA family protein has product MKCKLFFISVSLGTALMSYSSQAAMRQYSANQDNSNWEVIKTTRLQCQLNHEVPYYGEAIFKASASKNKNLTFNLDMVVRPDNYDIAGLKAVPPAWRSGLPARDITTMKLLKKFDGELGNKTAWEMLTELEKGFHPTFYYQDWQNSADKIAVGISSVNFKQAYWAFLQCRDELLPYSFEDISFTVMNYQSNSSKLTKESQKRLDKIAEYLKNDTSIESISIDSYTDSYGGRWNNLDLSRKRAKAIKDYMVSLGVDEGKVQTTGLGEKRFVDTNENILGRNKNRRLIIQIAKM; this is encoded by the coding sequence ATGAAGTGTAAGTTGTTTTTTATTAGCGTAAGCCTTGGCACCGCCTTGATGAGTTATTCATCGCAAGCGGCTATGCGCCAATACAGCGCAAATCAAGATAACTCCAATTGGGAAGTTATAAAAACAACGCGCTTACAGTGCCAATTAAACCACGAAGTGCCCTACTACGGTGAAGCCATATTTAAGGCATCGGCGAGTAAAAACAAAAACCTAACCTTTAATCTTGATATGGTTGTGCGCCCCGACAATTACGACATAGCCGGTTTAAAGGCGGTGCCACCAGCGTGGCGTTCAGGCCTGCCCGCGCGTGATATAACCACGATGAAGTTACTTAAAAAGTTTGATGGTGAGCTTGGCAATAAAACTGCTTGGGAAATGCTAACTGAACTTGAAAAAGGGTTTCATCCTACCTTTTACTACCAAGACTGGCAAAATAGTGCCGACAAAATTGCCGTTGGTATTTCAAGCGTTAATTTTAAACAAGCCTACTGGGCGTTTTTACAGTGCCGCGATGAACTTTTACCATACAGCTTTGAAGATATTTCATTTACTGTAATGAACTACCAATCAAATAGTAGTAAGCTCACTAAAGAGTCGCAAAAGCGCTTAGATAAAATTGCTGAGTATTTAAAAAATGATACCAGTATTGAGTCTATCAGTATTGATTCGTATACCGATAGCTACGGTGGCCGTTGGAATAACTTAGATTTATCGCGTAAGCGTGCTAAAGCTATAAAAGATTATATGGTCAGCTTAGGTGTTGATGAGGGCAAAGTGCAAACCACGGGCCTAGGTGAAAAACGCTTTGTTGATACTAACGAAAATATTTTAGGGCGAAATAAAAACCGCCGTTTAATTATTCAGATAGCAAAAATGTAA
- a CDS encoding DMT family transporter, which translates to MPVKLSYLLLVIIWCTTPLGIVWSSETVAPTLAVLMRMIIGLFVAGLIVAIANIRVPWSKNACTLYAYSSLGIFGGMSLSYMAATTVPSGIISLVFGLAPILSGFLAQRLLNEPKFSPIKLIALSCALIGLYFVSYNQLQTSQAQGIGLMYVLLAVTLFSLSGVMIKRVKIAIHPMATTFGALVFVTPLFGLLWWMVDGQISTVYWSARALWSIAYLGIFGSIVGALAYFHVLQKLNASTVALSSLITPSFALALGALLNNEPLSQELIIGAIIIFLSLTLFQFGDKLIKRRGS; encoded by the coding sequence GTGCCAGTTAAATTATCTTATTTACTACTTGTCATTATTTGGTGTACTACACCATTAGGTATTGTATGGAGCAGTGAAACAGTAGCGCCAACGCTTGCTGTTTTAATGCGCATGATTATAGGCCTATTTGTTGCTGGGTTAATTGTTGCTATAGCTAATATTCGTGTACCTTGGAGCAAAAACGCGTGTACGTTATACGCATACTCTAGTTTGGGCATTTTTGGTGGTATGTCATTAAGTTACATGGCTGCTACCACAGTACCTTCAGGTATTATTTCGTTAGTGTTTGGCCTTGCGCCTATTCTTTCTGGCTTTTTAGCGCAAAGGTTACTTAACGAGCCTAAATTTAGCCCTATTAAATTAATAGCGCTGAGCTGTGCATTAATAGGCCTATATTTTGTAAGTTATAACCAGCTACAAACCTCACAAGCTCAAGGTATAGGGTTGATGTATGTGTTATTGGCGGTCACGTTATTTAGCTTAAGTGGGGTAATGATCAAACGGGTAAAAATCGCTATTCACCCAATGGCAACCACGTTTGGAGCGCTGGTTTTTGTTACTCCGTTATTTGGGCTGTTATGGTGGATGGTAGATGGGCAAATAAGTACGGTTTATTGGAGTGCTCGCGCGTTATGGAGTATTGCGTATTTAGGTATCTTTGGCTCGATTGTAGGGGCTCTGGCGTATTTTCATGTATTACAAAAGTTAAACGCCAGTACTGTAGCCTTAAGTAGTTTAATCACACCAAGTTTTGCACTAGCGCTAGGCGCACTGCTAAATAACGAACCTTTAAGCCAAGAGCTCATTATAGGCGCCATTATTATATTTTTAAGCTTAACGCTATTTCAGTTTGGCGATAAGCTCATAAAGCGCCGCGGCAGCTAG
- a CDS encoding aromatic amino acid transport family protein: MLKNKTIGSMLIVAGTTIGAGMLALPIASAGLGFNTALALIIASWLLMTYTALLMLELHQHAPRDATLNTLAKRWLGKRGQYIANFSMIFLFYALCAAYIAGGGAQLQSRISSDLSINIAPQIASIVLAIVIGSVVTLGTSKVDKLNRVLFTIKILVLGSLFYMLTPYVQGKHLLEMPVEQGLILSALPVIFTSFGFHGSIPSIVKYVGLETKVLRKVMIAGAALPLVIYIFWQLLSQGIMQQSDLLNSNGLTGFVESVANIAHNPRVTSAVTLFADLALATSFLGVSLGLFDFFADAFNKGDSKSERIKTALITFIPPLGFALFYPQGFIMALGYAAIALVVLAIFLPVSMVYKQRKSGPQTGYKVRSGNVGLAVAGLCGIVIIVAQFMQMLGLVPAIG; this comes from the coding sequence GTGCTTAAAAATAAAACAATAGGCAGCATGTTAATTGTTGCAGGCACCACCATAGGCGCAGGTATGCTGGCATTGCCAATTGCCTCTGCAGGACTTGGATTTAATACCGCGCTTGCACTGATAATAGCCAGCTGGTTACTGATGACCTACACCGCATTATTAATGCTAGAGCTCCACCAACATGCCCCCAGAGATGCAACGTTAAACACCTTAGCAAAGCGCTGGTTAGGAAAACGCGGCCAGTACATTGCTAACTTTTCGATGATATTTTTATTTTATGCCCTGTGTGCAGCCTATATAGCTGGGGGTGGCGCACAATTGCAGTCGCGTATTAGTAGTGATTTGAGCATAAACATAGCACCACAAATTGCCTCTATAGTTTTAGCCATTGTAATAGGTAGCGTGGTTACTTTAGGCACCAGTAAAGTAGATAAGCTTAACCGCGTGTTGTTTACGATTAAAATTTTAGTACTAGGCAGCTTGTTTTATATGCTTACACCCTATGTACAAGGTAAGCACTTACTTGAAATGCCCGTTGAGCAAGGGCTGATTTTATCTGCTTTACCCGTTATTTTTACCTCGTTTGGTTTTCATGGCTCTATTCCGTCAATTGTTAAATATGTAGGGCTAGAAACAAAAGTATTGCGCAAGGTAATGATTGCAGGTGCTGCTTTACCTTTAGTGATTTATATTTTTTGGCAACTGCTTAGCCAAGGTATTATGCAGCAAAGTGATTTACTCAATAGTAATGGCTTAACAGGCTTTGTAGAGAGTGTGGCAAATATTGCACATAATCCGCGGGTAACAAGCGCCGTTACTCTGTTTGCCGACTTAGCATTAGCCACCTCTTTTTTAGGTGTTAGCTTAGGCTTATTTGATTTTTTTGCTGATGCATTTAATAAAGGCGACTCCAAATCAGAGAGAATAAAAACCGCACTAATTACTTTTATTCCCCCTTTAGGATTTGCGTTATTTTACCCTCAGGGATTTATAATGGCACTTGGCTATGCAGCCATCGCCCTTGTGGTATTAGCAATATTTTTACCGGTTTCTATGGTGTATAAGCAGCGTAAATCGGGTCCTCAAACGGGATACAAAGTGCGCAGTGGTAATGTGGGGTTAGCGGTTGCAGGGCTGTGCGGCATTGTAATTATTGTAGCCCAATTTATGCAAATGCTGGGATTAGTACCCGCAATTGGTTAA
- the ggt gene encoding gamma-glutamyltransferase, whose amino-acid sequence MGLFFRPSRLIVKSVLIAQFCIFSVQAEQVTKSAVAMPDSFSANTAQAILEQGGNAVDAAIAAQFVLAVTLPEAGNIGGGGFMLIQKEGKGDFIDYREIAPQAAHRDMYLDAKGDVIKNKSIYGIHASGVPGSVAGMWLAHQKHGTLKWQTLVQPAVTLAEQGFKVPPKLAQGVAQYIAHLDKQNINVNFKHYFADIKANQIFKQPELAATLKRIRDNGQDGFYKGETARIIANFMHQHGGIINKTDLANYTAVSRRPIKANWNGYEVLTSPPPSSGGIAILQWLKMFELKKSEMGLVHNSTQYVHLLAEIGKRVFADRAEYLGDPDFFDVPVTELTDIDYLKARSNDISLTAISTTENIKPGLKESEQTTHFSIIDKMGNAVANTTTINLSFGSGVVVEGAGFILNDEMDDFSAKPGVMNAFGALGGKANEIQPHKRMLSSMSPTILLKNNSVKMVTGSPGGTTIISSVYQSILNAVEFNMSAEDIVNSTRFHHQLWPKNVIRTHAGLNENTKDELIKMGYTLDERSFGDLQVIVNKDGQLQAASQATGRGESRVF is encoded by the coding sequence ATGGGGTTATTTTTTAGACCAAGTCGGCTCATTGTTAAGAGTGTGTTGATTGCACAGTTTTGTATATTTAGCGTGCAGGCGGAGCAAGTTACAAAAAGCGCTGTAGCAATGCCTGACTCGTTTAGTGCAAATACAGCACAGGCTATTTTAGAGCAAGGTGGCAATGCTGTTGATGCGGCTATTGCCGCGCAATTTGTTTTAGCGGTAACGCTTCCCGAAGCTGGAAATATTGGTGGGGGAGGCTTTATGCTTATACAAAAAGAGGGTAAAGGCGACTTTATAGACTATCGCGAAATCGCTCCCCAAGCAGCGCACAGAGATATGTATTTAGATGCCAAGGGCGATGTAATAAAAAATAAGTCAATTTATGGTATTCACGCAAGTGGTGTACCGGGGAGCGTCGCGGGTATGTGGCTGGCTCATCAAAAACACGGCACCTTAAAATGGCAAACATTAGTACAGCCTGCGGTTACCCTAGCAGAGCAAGGCTTCAAAGTGCCGCCCAAATTAGCTCAAGGGGTCGCACAATACATTGCTCATTTAGACAAGCAAAATATAAATGTAAATTTTAAACACTACTTTGCAGATATAAAAGCAAATCAGATTTTTAAACAGCCGGAGCTGGCCGCTACTTTAAAGCGCATTAGAGATAATGGTCAAGATGGGTTTTATAAAGGCGAAACCGCCCGCATTATTGCCAACTTTATGCACCAGCACGGTGGTATTATTAACAAAACTGATTTGGCTAATTACACTGCTGTGTCGCGCAGGCCTATAAAGGCTAATTGGAATGGCTATGAAGTATTAACCTCACCACCACCAAGCTCTGGTGGGATTGCTATTTTACAGTGGTTAAAAATGTTTGAGCTTAAAAAAAGCGAAATGGGGCTGGTACATAACTCTACTCAATATGTACATTTACTTGCTGAAATCGGTAAGAGAGTGTTTGCCGATAGAGCAGAGTACTTGGGCGATCCGGACTTTTTTGACGTGCCAGTAACTGAGCTTACTGATATTGATTACTTAAAAGCGCGCAGTAACGATATTTCTCTAACAGCTATTTCTACCACCGAAAACATTAAACCAGGCCTTAAAGAAAGTGAGCAAACCACGCATTTTTCTATTATTGATAAAATGGGTAATGCGGTGGCCAATACCACAACGATTAATTTAAGCTTTGGTAGTGGCGTTGTGGTTGAAGGTGCAGGCTTTATATTAAATGACGAAATGGACGACTTTAGCGCTAAACCTGGGGTAATGAACGCCTTTGGTGCACTTGGCGGTAAAGCCAATGAAATTCAGCCACACAAGCGTATGCTTAGCTCAATGTCGCCAACTATACTGCTTAAAAACAATAGCGTTAAAATGGTTACAGGCTCGCCTGGGGGCACAACAATTATTAGCTCGGTGTATCAGTCTATTTTAAATGCGGTTGAATTTAATATGAGCGCTGAGGATATCGTTAACAGCACGCGGTTTCATCATCAGTTATGGCCTAAAAATGTGATCAGAACGCACGCAGGGCTTAATGAAAACACAAAGGATGAACTTATAAAAATGGGCTACACACTAGATGAGCGAAGTTTTGGTGACTTGCAGGTTATTGTAAATAAGGACGGTCAGTTACAAGCGGCTTCTCAGGCTACAGGTCGTGGTGAGTCTCGGGTATTTTAA
- a CDS encoding GNAT family N-acetyltransferase, protein MKMNAPVTTRLNFKLMNEHDWPLLHELDQEPAVMKYINRGVPSSLKQIKEIGIPRMLAYKNTNKGWGLWKITLKKEGSFIGWVLIRPMHFFTQTPDFSNIEIGWRFKQSSWGQGYATEAASALCSALKTQPEIKTLSAMALADNKASISVMQKLGFSWVKNYIHTDEQGDLDAVLYAKAL, encoded by the coding sequence ATGAAAATGAACGCACCTGTAACAACACGCTTAAACTTCAAATTAATGAATGAACACGATTGGCCGCTGCTGCATGAACTAGATCAAGAACCAGCGGTAATGAAATATATAAACCGGGGTGTACCGTCGTCATTAAAGCAAATTAAAGAAATTGGGATCCCCAGAATGCTCGCCTATAAAAATACAAACAAAGGTTGGGGGCTGTGGAAAATCACCCTTAAAAAAGAGGGCTCTTTTATAGGGTGGGTACTTATTAGGCCTATGCACTTTTTTACTCAGACTCCCGATTTTTCAAATATTGAAATAGGGTGGCGCTTTAAGCAATCTAGTTGGGGGCAAGGTTATGCAACGGAGGCAGCTAGTGCATTATGTAGCGCCTTAAAAACGCAGCCAGAGATAAAAACGCTATCAGCAATGGCACTGGCCGATAATAAAGCTTCAATTAGCGTTATGCAAAAGCTGGGATTTTCCTGGGTTAAAAACTATATACACACTGATGAGCAAGGCGATTTGGATGCCGTTTTATACGCAAAGGCGTTATAG
- a CDS encoding P-II family nitrogen regulator — protein sequence MKKIEAIIKPFKLDDVREALSDVGITGMTVSEVKGFGRQKGHTELYRGAEYMVDFLPKVKLDIVLTDEDVERAIEVIVKTAQTGKIGDGKIFVTDVERVVRIRTAEEDEEAI from the coding sequence ATGAAAAAAATAGAAGCAATCATCAAACCGTTTAAGTTAGACGACGTACGCGAAGCCTTATCAGATGTAGGTATTACGGGTATGACAGTAAGTGAAGTAAAAGGTTTTGGCCGTCAAAAAGGCCACACAGAACTTTATCGTGGTGCTGAGTACATGGTGGATTTTTTACCTAAGGTAAAACTTGATATTGTGCTAACCGATGAAGACGTTGAGCGCGCTATAGAAGTAATAGTAAAAACAGCGCAAACAGGCAAAATTGGCGATGGTAAAATATTTGTCACTGATGTTGAGCGTGTAGTACGTATACGCACAGCAGAAGAAGACGAAGAAGCAATTTAA
- a CDS encoding GspH/FimT family pseudopilin, whose protein sequence is MKKFQTGLTLLELMVAVAIVGIIASIALWDSSDMLEENRAESFLLELKRNISFARSQAASTDEIVVLCPTGQGRIKNSKDTFNCNKKWDENKIIAVFIDVDNDGHYNGATDTLLRVMEEISDNDKLTFTGNDRRLRFNTSGRITTNPGDFVFCPNGGTENNKALTLSQSGTAFYTGDTTQTCG, encoded by the coding sequence ATGAAAAAATTCCAAACCGGTTTAACTTTATTAGAGCTCATGGTGGCAGTAGCCATAGTGGGCATTATTGCCTCTATTGCTCTTTGGGATAGCAGCGACATGCTTGAAGAAAACCGCGCTGAGAGCTTTTTACTTGAACTAAAGCGCAATATTAGTTTTGCTCGATCACAAGCTGCCAGTACAGATGAAATTGTTGTTTTATGCCCTACTGGCCAAGGTAGAATTAAAAATAGTAAAGATACTTTTAACTGCAATAAAAAGTGGGACGAGAATAAAATTATAGCTGTATTTATCGATGTAGATAACGATGGGCACTATAATGGCGCTACCGATACATTGCTTAGAGTCATGGAAGAAATATCAGATAACGATAAGTTAACCTTTACAGGGAATGACCGCCGCTTACGTTTTAATACCAGCGGGAGAATTACGACAAACCCTGGTGACTTTGTTTTTTGCCCTAATGGTGGTACTGAAAATAATAAAGCACTGACTTTATCGCAATCGGGGACAGCTTTTTATACAGGTGATACAACTCAAACTTGCGGTTAA
- a CDS encoding GspH/FimT family pseudopilin, protein MRLSTQTQAGYTLLELMASIAIVSIVSQISLSVFPDFLAKNRADNHVSLLHRNINYGRLYAIENGTYVTLCGLKDNQCTKDDWDGQMSLFIDNDKSTSLDTDDLLLSTFEKVHVADSMQYPRSAITFRPDGSLNGFQNGTFIYCPNKDKANLEGLALSVSQTGRIRVKSTDKCQSN, encoded by the coding sequence ATGAGGTTATCTACCCAAACTCAGGCTGGTTATACGCTTTTAGAATTAATGGCATCTATTGCTATTGTGAGTATTGTTAGCCAAATTTCTCTATCGGTTTTTCCTGATTTTTTAGCGAAAAACCGAGCCGACAATCATGTTAGTTTACTGCACAGAAACATTAATTATGGCCGCCTTTATGCCATTGAGAATGGCACTTATGTAACTTTATGTGGCTTAAAAGATAATCAATGCACTAAAGATGATTGGGATGGGCAAATGTCGCTGTTTATTGATAATGATAAGTCTACGTCACTAGACACCGATGACTTACTATTGAGCACATTTGAAAAAGTGCACGTTGCAGATTCTATGCAATACCCTCGTAGTGCAATTACCTTTAGACCTGACGGCTCTTTGAATGGTTTTCAAAACGGAACATTTATATATTGCCCCAATAAAGATAAAGCCAACCTTGAGGGGTTGGCTTTATCTGTGAGTCAAACAGGCCGAATACGTGTTAAATCAACCGATAAGTGTCAGAGCAACTAG